A window of Acidimicrobiales bacterium contains these coding sequences:
- a CDS encoding CoA transferase has translation MAGPLEGVKVVELGVWVAGPAAGGILADWGADVIKIEPLAGDPARTFQRMLGSDMPTNPVFDMDNRSKKSIALDLSTDDGLAIAKALIAEADVFLTNVRLAGLDRLGLDPDTLTAEHPRLVYAAITGYGLEGPDKDKAAYDIAGFWARSGIAHMLTPDGSNPPFQRGGMGDHNAGLAGAAAISAGLYNREKTGKGQLVSTSLFREGIYTLSFDLSVTVGWGLTLAVGQRETMHNASMNNYVTGDGKRFWIVGLEAERHWPPLARVVGHPEWIDDPRWATAMDRAMNGQELIAELDKIFVTKSLPEWIERFDTEPDFFWAPVNSPDDLLADPQFVASGALIEVPDGATTTSMVATPCDFHGTPWAARSLAPELGEHTVEILESLGRAGDADRLAAAGAIGLPPGNSLSG, from the coding sequence ATGGCTGGTCCACTCGAAGGCGTGAAGGTCGTCGAACTCGGTGTGTGGGTGGCTGGGCCGGCCGCCGGCGGCATCCTCGCCGACTGGGGTGCGGACGTCATCAAGATCGAGCCGCTGGCGGGCGACCCGGCCCGCACCTTCCAACGGATGCTCGGGTCGGACATGCCCACGAACCCGGTCTTCGACATGGACAACCGGTCGAAGAAGTCGATTGCCCTCGACCTCTCGACCGATGACGGCCTCGCCATCGCGAAAGCGCTGATCGCCGAAGCCGACGTGTTCCTCACCAACGTGCGCCTCGCCGGCCTCGACCGGCTCGGCCTCGATCCCGACACGCTCACCGCCGAGCACCCCCGGCTCGTCTATGCCGCGATCACGGGCTATGGCCTCGAGGGCCCCGACAAGGACAAGGCCGCCTACGACATCGCCGGGTTCTGGGCCCGCTCGGGCATCGCCCACATGCTCACGCCCGACGGCAGCAACCCGCCGTTCCAGCGCGGCGGCATGGGCGACCACAATGCGGGTCTCGCCGGCGCCGCCGCGATCAGCGCGGGGCTCTACAACCGGGAGAAGACCGGAAAGGGCCAACTCGTCTCCACCTCGCTGTTCCGCGAGGGCATCTACACGCTGAGCTTCGACCTCTCGGTCACCGTCGGCTGGGGCCTGACCCTCGCGGTCGGACAGCGCGAAACGATGCACAACGCGTCGATGAACAACTACGTCACCGGCGATGGCAAGCGCTTCTGGATCGTCGGGCTGGAAGCCGAACGTCATTGGCCGCCGCTGGCCCGCGTCGTCGGTCACCCCGAATGGATCGACGACCCGCGTTGGGCCACCGCCATGGATCGGGCGATGAACGGTCAGGAACTCATCGCCGAGCTCGACAAGATCTTCGTCACCAAGTCACTCCCGGAGTGGATCGAGCGTTTCGACACCGAGCCCGACTTCTTCTGGGCCCCCGTCAACTCGCCTGACGACCTCCTCGCCGATCCACAGTTCGTGGCCTCGGGTGCCCTCATCGAGGTGCCCGACGGTGCCACCACGACCTCGATGGTCGCCACCCCGTGCGACTTCCACGGCACACCGTGGGCGGCACGGAGCCTCGCCCCCGAACTCGGCGAGCACACGGTCGAGATCCTCGAATCGCTGGGCCGCGCCGGCGACGCCGATCGCCTCGCCGCGGCCGGTGCCATCGGTCTGCCGCCGGGGAATAGCCTGTCCGGGTGA
- a CDS encoding PaaI family thioesterase, translated as MSYPPAVHVLRDLGFVAHDDHTRMPVTAGLCDAHGLRLGALATLVDVSGAGIALRSVAPDWIATADLHIHVIRPVAGGDVTIRCRPLRLGARSVVVDAVIHDDDGAVCATGRMAFARIPGSATRVAVDDDGTPRPTGPMMDGGRPILDPVVEMCGMIPVGPGQLRVDKTPYIENSFGTVNGGVLALAAEAAAVSAAGDGWARDLHIHYLEQIGEGPVGVTAEVIRDDVDSKLCAVRIEDRSTNRLVAIADVVTSARRPSH; from the coding sequence ATGAGTTATCCGCCCGCCGTCCACGTGTTGCGCGACCTCGGATTCGTCGCCCACGACGACCACACCCGGATGCCCGTCACGGCCGGACTCTGCGATGCCCATGGTCTGCGCCTGGGCGCACTCGCCACGCTGGTCGACGTGAGTGGCGCCGGCATCGCGCTGCGATCGGTCGCGCCCGACTGGATCGCAACCGCCGATCTCCACATCCACGTCATCCGACCGGTGGCCGGCGGTGACGTGACGATCAGATGCCGGCCGCTGCGCCTCGGCGCTCGCAGTGTGGTCGTCGATGCCGTGATCCACGACGACGACGGCGCAGTCTGTGCCACGGGACGAATGGCCTTCGCCCGCATTCCCGGCTCGGCGACGAGAGTCGCGGTCGACGACGACGGCACCCCCCGGCCGACCGGACCGATGATGGACGGCGGCCGACCGATCCTCGATCCGGTCGTCGAGATGTGCGGCATGATTCCCGTCGGTCCCGGCCAACTCCGGGTCGACAAGACCCCCTACATCGAGAACAGCTTCGGCACGGTCAATGGCGGCGTCCTCGCCCTCGCCGCCGAGGCCGCCGCGGTCTCCGCGGCCGGCGACGGGTGGGCCCGCGACCTCCACATCCACTATCTCGAACAGATCGGCGAGGGGCCGGTGGGTGTCACCGCCGAAGTGATCCGCGACGACGTCGACAGCAAGCTGTGCGCGGTCCGGATCGAGGATCGCTCGACGAATCGTCTCGTCGCGATCGCCGATGTCGTCACTTCAGCGCGTCGACCATCCCACTGA
- a CDS encoding EAL domain-containing protein yields the protein MTSQNRRDAGRPLVQKIALSVCLPSALGLLATVGVSLWIGHRRDFALDGGSVTLVTGALVTALMTATLLAQRAMSGETHARLREMEHRASHDELTGLLARDELRARLDVALRSAYRHDSVVGVLFLDLDGFKAINDSMGHEAGDELLQRFGERLRASVRSEDLVARFGGDEFVVVTLGLEREPAVREVAENVRRAFEAPVEIADGHILMTPSIGIAVGSRLNPARPDDLVANADQAMYRAKRHRLGIDVFDDHQRREVLGRREVEQSLVPALADGQFHVYYQPIISAAEARTVAVEGLVRWQHPVHGTLSPERFLEVAEAAGLIARLGEVVMREAVAQTSVWNHLYGPDHRTRVGVNVAERQLVDPAFADRVAEILAWAGVGADQLDLEIGEELLLRRIDDSSRVLHRVADLGCRIVIDDFGTTHGSLSRIRDLDLVRGVKVDRSIIAGLGKDDVSRAVVEATVSMSRALDIEVIAEGVETIEQRSMVIDLGIDLMQGFLFQEPLPADEFERVSGMVDALK from the coding sequence GTGACTTCGCAGAACCGGCGCGACGCCGGCCGTCCACTTGTCCAGAAGATCGCACTCTCGGTGTGTCTTCCGAGCGCGCTCGGTCTCCTGGCGACCGTCGGGGTCTCCCTGTGGATCGGCCACCGTCGCGATTTCGCGCTCGACGGCGGCAGCGTGACCCTCGTGACGGGGGCGCTCGTCACCGCACTGATGACCGCCACCCTCCTGGCCCAACGCGCGATGAGCGGGGAGACCCACGCTCGACTGCGCGAGATGGAGCATCGGGCATCGCACGACGAGCTGACGGGACTTCTGGCCCGTGACGAGCTCCGGGCCCGGCTCGACGTCGCCCTGCGCAGCGCGTACCGCCACGACAGTGTCGTCGGCGTGCTGTTCCTCGATCTCGACGGCTTCAAGGCGATCAATGACAGCATGGGTCACGAGGCCGGCGACGAACTCCTGCAGCGATTCGGCGAGCGCTTGCGGGCGTCGGTGCGGTCCGAGGACCTCGTCGCCCGCTTCGGTGGCGACGAGTTCGTGGTCGTCACCCTCGGCCTCGAGCGGGAACCGGCCGTTCGCGAAGTGGCCGAGAACGTGCGCCGGGCTTTCGAGGCGCCCGTCGAGATCGCCGACGGCCACATCCTGATGACGCCCAGCATCGGCATCGCGGTCGGCTCCCGGCTCAACCCGGCCCGCCCCGACGATCTCGTGGCCAACGCGGACCAGGCGATGTATCGCGCCAAGCGGCACCGGCTCGGTATCGACGTGTTCGACGACCACCAGCGGCGCGAGGTGCTCGGTCGCCGTGAGGTGGAACAGTCGCTGGTCCCGGCCCTCGCCGATGGTCAGTTCCATGTGTACTACCAGCCGATCATCTCGGCGGCGGAAGCGCGAACGGTGGCGGTCGAAGGACTCGTGCGCTGGCAGCATCCCGTGCACGGCACCCTCAGTCCCGAACGGTTCCTCGAGGTCGCCGAGGCGGCCGGCCTGATCGCCCGGCTCGGCGAAGTGGTGATGCGCGAAGCCGTCGCCCAGACGTCCGTGTGGAACCACCTCTACGGTCCGGACCATCGCACCCGGGTCGGCGTGAACGTCGCCGAGCGTCAACTGGTCGACCCTGCCTTCGCCGACCGGGTCGCGGAGATCCTGGCCTGGGCCGGCGTCGGTGCCGATCAACTCGATCTCGAGATCGGCGAGGAGTTGTTGCTCCGCCGTATCGACGACTCGAGTCGGGTGCTGCATCGTGTGGCCGACCTCGGGTGCCGCATCGTGATCGACGACTTCGGCACTACCCACGGCTCATTGTCGCGAATCCGCGACCTCGATCTGGTCCGCGGGGTGAAGGTCGATCGCTCGATCATCGCCGGACTGGGCAAGGACGACGTGTCGCGAGCCGTCGTCGAGGCGACCGTCTCGATGTCGCGGGCACTCGACATCGAGGTGATCGCGGAAGGGGTCGAGACGATCGAGCAGCGGTCCATGGTCATCGACCTCGGGATCGACCTCATGCAGGGGTTTCTGTTCCAAGAGCCGCTACCCGCCGATGAGTTCGAGCGGGTCAGTGGGATGGTCGACGCGCTGAAGTGA